Within Micromonospora parathelypteridis, the genomic segment GGTCGGCGCTGGAACGGCTCGGCATCCTCACCGTCGGGGAGCTGTTGGACGCCGAGCCGTCGGCGCTGACCCGGGCCCGGGGGGTGCCGGACGCCACGCGCAAGGAGATCCTGGCGCGCACTCGTGAGCTGCGTGACCTGCTCGGGCCAGACCCCGAGCCGACTCCGGCCCGGCCGCACGTCCAGGGCATCGAGGCGCTCTGCGCCAGCCTGCTGCCGGCGGAGACCACCCGCAACGCCGGGCAGCGGCCCATGCTGCAGGTGCTGCTCGGGCAGACCGCCGTCGACGGCAGCTTTCTGCGTTGGCCGTCGCAGGCGGAGGCGGCCCGCGCCACCGGCAAGCAGCAGCCGCAGTTCTCCAACCTGCTCAAGCGGGTGATCGCCCGGGACTGGCAGCCGAACGCCGCGCTGAGCCTGGTCCGCGACGAGATCGTCGCGCTGCTGGACGCGCGCGGCGGGGCGATGTCCGCCGAGGAGGTGGCCGAGGCGCTGATCGCCACCCGTGGCTCGTACTCGGCCGAACCGAGGCGTACCGCGCAGGCCATCGGCCTGGTCCGGGCGGCGGTGGAGACCGAACTGGCCCGGGGCGGCGACGCCCGGTTGGCCGAGCAGCGGCTGCGCGGCAGTCGCGGCGTACTCATCGGTCGGGAGCCGGACGACCCCGGCACCGTGCGGACGGCTGCGGACCTGCTCGGGTACGTGGTCCGGCTGGGTCGCCGCGCGGTCGCGCTGGCCGGCGCGGACCCGCTGCCCACCCGGGCCCGGGCCGTCGAGGAACTGCGGGCGTTGGAGCCGCCGCCGACCGGCATGCCAGCGCTCAGTGACGCCCGGCTGTTGCAGCTCGCCGCCGCCGGCAGCGGCGGCGAGGCCGCCGTCAACGCGCAGGGTCAGCTCTACCCGGCGGGGATGTCCGCCGAGCGCGCGGTGCGACTCGCGGCGGGCGCGCTGGTCGGTCAGAAGCTCGACCCCGAGACGGTACGCGCCAGAGTCCGTACCCGATTCCCGCACGCCGTGCCGTTGCCGGCCCGGCCGACGCTGGACGCGTTGCTCCGCGAGATACCTCTGGTCTGGGATCCGGTGGCGGGCCATTACCTGCCGCCGGACCGCTCCTCATCGGTCACCGGGACCCGGGTGTTGAGCACGGTCGGGCCGCTCCTGGAACCCGACGCCGCGGCACAGGCAGCGGCCCGGCTGGCCGGAGTGATCGACCGACGCGGGTTCGTGGTGCTGCTCGCCTCCATCCGGCGGCTCGGCCGGGCCCGGCGAGCGCTGCTGGACCGGCTTGACCTGGTGGAGGTCGACGTCACCGCGATCCTGCTGCGGGAGCTGCGCACGCTCGGCTTCCCATGGGAGGCGATCGTCGCCGCCGACAACGGCTCGCCCACCGACCCCGATTTCCGTTCGCTGGTCGAGCTGGTGCGCCACGAGGTGGTCCCGGCGATCGAGCGCGCGCTCGCCGAGACCGACCGCCCGGTGCTGATCACTGAGGCCGCGCCGCTGGCCCGCTACCAGCAGTTGCGGCTGATCCAGGAACTGGCCGATCCGACCCGAACTCGCCCGGCCGCCCGGCTGCTGCTGGTGCCGGCCCGCCGCACCGAGCCGGTGCTGCTCGACGGGCAGCAACTGCCGCTGACCTCACCGGCCGGCCAGTCACTGTGGCTGCCCGAGGACTGGCCCCCCACCCCCGCCCTGGAGAGGACCACCCCCCGATGATCGCGCTCAAGGCGCTACAAGGCCAGGTCACCGCCCTCACCGATGACCTGCGCGACCAGGTGGCCCGGGATTCCGAGCTGGAGTCGTCACTGCGCAAGGAGCACGCCCAGGCAACCGAGGCGCGGCGTACGGCGGGGACCTTCGAGACCTGGCTGGAGGACGTCCTCGACCAGGCGACCGTGGCCTGGGTGCTCGGCTGCGTCTTCGTCCGTTTCTGCGAGGACAACGCGCTGGTCGAGCCGCTGTGGATCGGTGGCCCGGAGCCGGTGGCGCCGGTGGAACGGGCGGTGCAGCACCGCCAGCAGTACCTGATCGACAACCCCCGGCACAACGACCGGGAGTGGCTGCGGGAGGCGTTCGGCTACCTGGCGACGCTGAAGGCCACTGGCAAGATCTTCGACGAGCACAACCCGGTGTGGCGGTTCGGCATCTCCGGTGAGGCGGCCGAGAAACTGTCGGAGTTCTTCCGGCGCGGGCCGGGGCTGGTGTCGCTGCGGGTCGCGGACCTCGACACCCGCTTCCTCGGCGACCTCTACCAGGACCTGTCGACCCACGCGAAGAAGACGTACGCGCTGCTCCAAACGCCGGACTTCGTCGAGGAGTTCATCCTGGACCGGACGTTCGAGCCGGCGGTCAAGGAGTTCGGCCTGTCGGAGACGTCGGTCATCGACCCGACGTGCGGGTCAGGGCACTTCCTGCTCGGGGCGTTCGGTCGACTGGTGGCGAAGTGGTGGCAGCGGGAACCGGCTACCGACATCCGAGTGCTGACGGAACGGGCGCTCGGGCAGGTCACCGGGGTGGACATCAACCCGTTCGCGGTGGCGATCGCGCGGTTTCGGCTGCTGATCGCCGCGATGAAGGTGTGCGGCCTGACGTCCCTGGAACGCACACCGGCCTGGCCGGTCCGGGTGGCGACGGGCGACTCGTTGCTCGACTGGGGCCGTAAGTCGCGGCACCAAGGGGATCTGTTGGCGGTGCTCGGAGGTCGGGACGCCTTCGCGTACGCGACCGAGGACGCCGACGTGCTCGGTGACTACCTGCGCAAGGGGCAGTACACGGTGGTAGTCGGCAACCCGCCCTACATCACGGTGAAGGACAAGGCGCTCAACGATCGCTATCGCGAGGAATACTCGTCGGTTTGCCACCGGCAGTACGCGCTGACGGTGCCGTTCGCGAAGCGCTTCTTCGATCTGGCCAAGCGGTCGGACGAGCATGGCGACGGCGCGGGTCACGTCGGCCAGATCACCGGCAACGCCTTCATGAAGCGCGAGTTCGGCAAGAAACTCATCGAGGACTACTTCGCGCACACCGTCGAGCTGACCGAGGTCATCGACACCTCGGGAGCTTATATCCCCGGCCACGGCACGCCCACGGTCATTCTTGTCGGTAGGGCAAAGGATCGCCGGCACTCTCGAAAAGTCTTGGCAGTTCTCGGGGTTCGCGGAGAGCCCTCCCAGCCTGCTGACCCGGCAGCAGGATTGGTGTGGTCTGCGATCAAGGCAGGCGTCACTCGGTCGGAAGGCAACTCAGAGTGGGTGACCGCGGTTGACTTGGACCGCGGGCGGTTGGAGACGCATCCCTGGAGTCTGAGTGGCGGCGGCGCGAGCAATTTGGTGGCTTCGCTGGAAGCCGAGGCCAGACGGATGTCGCAGGTTGTGGATCTGCCAGTGGGCCGAGCGATCCGCGCGGGCGCTGACGAAGCTTTCATGCGGCCGCTGGGCCGGAAGATGCGGGTAGCAGCCGACGCCCGAGCGTTGCGTCCGTTGATAATTGGTGAAGCTGTCAGAGACTGGGCCTCCTCGCCCGAAGACGCAATCTGGTACCCCTACGATTCGAGTCTGGGTCAGGCTGGTCTGTCGGTTGAGCTATGGCCGTGGCGAACCATGCTTGCCGCTAGGCGGACCTTCCAGGGCAGTATGGCTGATGCCGGATTGCGCTGGTGGGAATATCATCAGCACACTGCGTCTGCGTATCGCACTCCGCTCTCCATTCCCTTTGCGTTTGTGTCGACGCATAACCATTTTGTGTTGGATCGGGGAGGGAAGGTCTTCAATAGGTCGGCACCAGTGATTAAGTTGCCGGAGGGGGCAGCGGAGGACGATCACATGCGGCTGCTCGGGGTGCTGAACAGCTCGACCGCCTGCTTCTGGCTCAAGCAGGTGAGCCAGAATAAGGGCAACGGTGGGATTGGTGGCGGGATCGGCGATGAGGCGTGGGAGCCCCGCTACGAATTCACCGGGACCAAGTTACAGGAGTTTCCGCTGCCAGGGGCTTACCCGTTGGAGCGGGCGCGACTGCTCGATTTGCTGGCGCAGCGGCTCGCCAGCCTGACGCCGGCGGCGGTCGCAAAGTCTGGCGTGCCGACGAGGGAGCGGCTGCGGACGGCGCAGGTCGACTACGACACGACCCGAGCCCGCATGATCGCGGTGCAGGAGGAGGTGGACTGGGAGGTCTATCGCCTCTACGGGCTGCTCGATGACGACCTGACCTGTGCCGAGCCACCGGGTCTTGCGCTGGGGGAGCGAGCGTTCGAGATCGTGCTGGCGCGGAAGATGGCCGCCGGCGAGGTGGAGACGCAGTGGTTCGCGCGGCACGGGTCGATGCCGATCACCGAGGTGCCGGCGCATTGGCCGGATGACTATCGGGCGCTGGTGCAGCGGCGGATCGAGGTCATCGAGTCGGATCGCAACATCGCGTTGGTCGAGCGGCCGGAGTGCAAGCGCCGCTGGGCTACCAACGGCTGGGACGCGATGCAGACCAAGGCGTTGCGGGACTGGTTGCTCGACCGGTTGGAGTCGCCCGAGCTGTGGGGGGACCGGCCGATGCCACAGTCGGTGGCGCAGCTCGCCGACCGGGTACGCCATGACGAGGACTTCCGTTCGGTGCTGGAGCTGTGGGTCGGCCGCGACGACCACGACCAGACGAAGACCCTTGCAAAGCTGGTCGCCGACGAGCATGTGCCCTACCTGCCGGCCCACCGCTACAAGCCGTCCGGGCTGCGCAAGCGGGCACAGTGGGAGCGCACCTGGGCGCAGCAGCGCCTGGAGGACGCGGGCGAGGATGTGGACATCAAGGTGCCGCCGAAGTACACCTCGGCGGACTTCACCCAACCGTCGTACTGGCGGGCGCGGGGCAAGCTCGACGTGCCGAAGGAGCGCTTTATCTCGTACCCGAAGGCGGGCCGGGATGGCGACGGCACGGAGCTGCTCGGCTGGGCCGGGTGGGACCACCTCGCCCAGGCCCAGGCGCTGGCGACCGTCTACCTGGACCGGAAGTTGCAGGCGGCGTGGCCGGCGGATCGGCTGCTGCCGCTGCTGGCGGGCATCGCCGAGCTGGAGCCGTGGCTGCACCAGTGGTACGCCGACGAGCGACCGGGCTTTCCCGGCTCGCCGGCCCAGTTCTTCACTGAGCTGGTCGACGCGGAGCTGTCGCAATTAGGGGCGGATCGCTCGAGTCTCGTTCCGGCGTGAGGGCAAGGAAGGACCAGGAGCGGCTTGTTGTCGCACCGGTCGATGGTGCTGAGGTAAACGGGACACCGTGACTGAGAGTGTGGATCGCATGGAGAACGCCAGCGGAGTAGCGCAACTGATCCTGCAGTTGCGCGGTGGTGCCAATATCCGGGGGCCGCAAAACTACGCCCACTCCGTCGAGCACGGAATCCGGCTGGGAGACGTCGCGGCGGAGCTTGGTCCCGACCTGGCGGCACTCACCGCGCTCTACCCGGACGGTGTTGCTCGCTTCTGGGGGTCGACGCCGACGAACCAGATGAACAACTACAAGGCGCGAGCACTGCGCGACCGGCGCGTCGGCGATGACGTCCTCTTCTACGCCGACACGGCGTTTTTCGCACGTGCTCGGATCCTGCACCTGCTGCACAACCCTGCCGCGGCCAAGCGGATCTGGGGAACCGATGACGACGGGCGGACCTGGGAGCACATGATGGCGCTCGGCGACGTCGAGCGCCTTGAGCGGCCAGTTCCGGCCGCTCCGATCCTACGTCGGCTCGGGCTGAGCGTCCCGTTGCGGAGCCTCACCCTGGCCACTGCGGCTGACTACGCCACGATCCAGCCCCTGCTGGCCGCGGCAGGGGTCACGCCCCGCGAACCCACATTCACCGCTCCTCGCAAGATGACCCGCAAGCGGCTGTTCAAGGCGTTGAAACGAGTCGTCGATGCCTGTCATGGGCAAGACGTTGACCCGTCCGCAAGGCGCCTGCCGCTGACTGTGCTCTGGAACATCGGGCAGATCGCCTCAGCTGACGGTCACCCTGCAGAGCCACAGCACCTCAGGTCCGACCTTGAGTCGATCCTTCAGCGGTACGACGCGACGGACAGCCGACCGGGCGATGCGGAGCTGTCCGGGAAGCTGCGTGATAGCGGGCTGTGGGAGATCGCCAGCAGCAGCGAACTCTGGGAGGTCGATCGTTCCGGCTTACATGGGAGGCAGCGCTCCGATCGCCGTGCCATGGATGCGGATGTCCCGTTGATTGGTTTCGCCTCGGCAGTGACGGCTCTGCTCGGTGACCCGGAGACTCAGGGCCGCGCGGTGGCCGTCCTGTCGCCTGCGCTGCCGGTCGACATCGACAAGGCGGCGTTTCTGGCGGACGTCGGTCTTGCCGGCTACGACTCCGCATCGGGGGTGCTGGACGCAGAGGAGGTTGCCGGATCCGAGGCCGGTGATCAGGGTCCGGCAAGGCGAAAGACGGTGCAGATCGAGCGCATCGTCCGTAGTTCGGCCGTCGCCGAAGAGGTCAAGCGACTCCACGGGCACCGCTGCCAAATCTGCGATACCCGGCTGGCGACTCGCTTTGGCTTCTACAGCGAGGCGGCCCACATCAAGGGGCTGGGTAGACCTCACGTGGGCTCGGATCAAATCGACAACGTGCTCTGTCTATGCCCGAATCACCACGTCCAGTTCGACGCCTTTGCCATCTTCATCGACAGCGACCTCGTCGTGCGGTGGGCAGTTAGTGGCGAGAAGATCGGCAAGCTGCGGCTACACCCGAAGCATCCGATCGGAGTGGACAATCTTCAACACCACCGCCGGTTCTGCGGAAAGGCGGACTAACAGCCAACGCAGTGCGGCGATGAATTGCTTGACTGAGGTGGACGGTTCGCTCTTTTGAGGGCGGGCCGAGCCGATCAGCCATGGGGTCTTCGCCTTCCTTCCTAGGCTCGATCTCGGTCTACAGTGCGGCGAGGATGCGCCCTCGTCCTTCTCCACGAACTAGATCTCGTCGCGGCGCGCGATTTCCTCGGCGTTAACGGTGTCGAGCAGGGCGGCGTGGTAAATGATGAAATTCACTTGACGGATAGCCGACAGAACTGGGCATCGATTAGATGTTCTTAGTCGCCCTCGAATGTGGCCTTGCAGGCCTATGCTTCGGCCTAATGTCTGACGGTTGGGTCATCGGAACGGGTGCCTTCTCAGCAAACCCGTCGTACGGGTCGAGCCGGCTGGACGACCATTGCCTCGGATAACTGTGGCACCGTGGGGAGCGCGTTGCGCATCACGCGGCAGCATCAATCAAAAAGACCCGGGAGAAGCCAGTCAATGACGGCCCCTTACGAGCCTGTTCCAAATCAGCCGCCCGCCGGCCAGCAGCCGACCCCACCGAGCGCCCAGTTCTCGCAGGTGCCCGCCGGACAGTTCGCGCCGTCGCACGGGGGCCAGCTTCCTCCGCCGACGCCCGGCCAGTTTCCTCCGCCGCCCGTCACCAAGAAGCGTGCCCCTTGGCTGCTGCCTACCCTCATCGGTGTCGGCGCGTTCGTGGTGCTGTGCTGTGGCGGCACGATGGTGATTGGCCTGGCCAGCGATGACAAAAAGACCGAGGCTACGTCCGTCAGCAGCGGCGCGCCCGCTGCCGGCAGCAGCAGCGCCGCCTCGGCGAGCGCAGCGGCACCGGTGGCGAGTGCGGTGGCGGAAGCGCCAGCTAAGACGACGGCGGCTCCCGCGCCTGCGAAGCCGAAGACCTCCGGCATCGGCGACAAGGTCCGAGGCGGTGACTTCGAGTTCACCGTCAAGAGCGTGAAATGCGGGATCTCCAAGGTTGGCACCGAAATCCTCAACACCAAGGCACAGGGTGCCTTCTGCAAGGTCAGCGTGACCGTCAAGAACGTCACCAAAGGCGCGCAGAACTTCCATGCCGACGGCAGTCTCACTGCCCAGGACGCCAGTGGTCGAGAGTACGAGGTCGACGGGGAAGCCGGAATCTACGGCAACAGCGACGGGCAGGGATTCCTCGACGAAATCAACCCGGGTAACTCAGTGACCGCAAACGTCTACTTCGACGTGCCGAAGAACACCAAGCTCAAAACCATCACGCTCGACGCTGGCCTGTTCACCCTCGCCGAGGATGCCGTCGTCGCCCTGTAGCGGCGTGCGAAGTAATGCGGTTCGACAATGGCTGACCATGAGGTCGTGCCTCGTAGTCAGCCGAGGACGCTGATGTAGCGGCGTGCCGCCTCCGAGCTGCCCTGCACGAGGGCCATGGCTTCGGCCAGGCGCTGCTTGCTCTGCTCGCCGCGGGCGATGGCTTCGGCGATCGTCGGATGACCGGTGCCGGCGGAGATGGCGCGTAGTCGGGTCAGCATTTGTTCGGTGTTCTCGGCGGCGGCCCGGATCTGGTTGATAGTGGCGTTGCCCTGCTCGGCGGCCTGCATCAGTGCAGCCTTGACTTCCTCGATGCTGGCCATGCCACCCTCCGTCTGCCGATCGCGCGAACAAGTTCACGTTTGCGTGGTCGGACGGACACTATCGGAGATGAGGGTGGCACGCAGTCCCGCTGGCTACAGGTACTCGGCGGCCGTTCGTTCCACGTCGGCGATGAACACTTCAAGCTGCGTCTCGGTGAGGTCGCGGTCCTGAAGCAGTTTGCCGAGGAAGACGATCTGCATCTGAAGAGCGGTCTCGGGGCTGAGATTGTCGATCAGCCCGACCTCACCGAGGGCCGCGCGGACGAGCCCTTCCATCTCCAGGGTGGGCAGCGACTCGGCGCCGGGGAACTGCGAGCGCGTCTCGGTGACGAAGCGGGCGACGTCGGTGGGGGAGTGGGCGGCGGCGAAGCGATCGTTGATCGCGATGGCGAACGCCGCACCGATCACCTGGTTACCGCCGTGCCACCCGGAAGCCTCCAACCCGTCCAGGAGTCGGTCCACGGTGCCCCAGTCACGCCGTGCCATCGCGCGGATCAGGTCGCTGAACTCGGTCCGTACGCTCACGATCTCGTAACCTCGCTATTCCCTTGCGAATCGACTGAACAGAGCGCTGGACGGCGATGCTTGCCACCAGCCCCACCACGACGAGGTGCCCCGCCGCGTCCGGTGCTTCGTTGAGAAGACGTTGTCCGAGCGAAGGGCCGGCCGTCGGGGCTGCGGTGCCGGCTTGCTGAGCCCCGGATGGACCTTTTGGGCCGCGGATGATCGTGAACGCTTCCCTGGCCGCCGCCACCGACTTCTGGGTGTTGTCCTGGACGTCCTCGACCTTCCTGGTCATCGTACTCAGGAAGGAAGCGACATTTTTTCGTGCGGATTCGCGCTCGACGGTCTCGGTGAGCAGATCCTCGCCCGACGGTGCGGCCGAATCGGTCGGTTGTCGGGTCGGGGCGGAGCCGGGAGCGACTGCGTTCAAGTAGTTGCCGATTCGGTCAGCCGCCTCGCTGATCAGGCGGGCGAGCTTGCCGGCCTTCTCGCCAGCGGTCTTGCTCTCTGTCACAGCGCCGCTGAGATGGGGATGACTGCTGCCCTGCGCTGCCTGGCTGTAATGCGCGTGGGCCTCTTCCGCGTCAGCCTGAGCGCGTCGCGCGACAACCGCAGCGTTGTGGAGAGTGTCGATGGCGCTCCGGAGTTGGGCGACGACTTGCCCGAGGCTTCCGCTCATCGAATGATGGCGAGGTAGGAGGCAGCGTGGTCCTTGGCCGCCTCTAACCGGCGAAGCACCAACTCAACCTCGTCCGCAGCCTTACGGAGTGCCTTGCGCGACTGCTGAGCGTCGTCGCCCTTGCTGTCGTGCAGGGTGGCGATTGCCAGCGCCGACGCCTCGGCGAGTTTGGCGTTGGCCTTCTCGATGCTCATCCGGGCGTCGTCGAGGGCTTGGCTGCCCTTTCGGATCGTCACCTTGACATCGCCGATGGTCACGGCCGCACGTTAGTCGAACCCGGCCGCCGAGCGCAGCCCCGGCGATGGGCGGGGTTTCCCAGGCGGCCCTGAGACACCCACCGATCCGTCAGCGGAAGGTGCGGGCCGTTCGCACGAAGGTGATCCAGGCGGTGGGGGTGAAGGCGAGGGCGGGCCCGTGCGGGTCCTTGCTGTCGCGTACAGCGATGATGCCGGGCAGGTTGTCGGCAACCTCGACACACTCACCGCCGTTCCCGCCGCTGCGGGTGCTCTTGCGCCAACGAGCGCCGGTCAGATCAGTCATGGTGGACCTCCCCGATGATCTTGTGGATCAGTTGCTTTGATTGTTCCTCATCAAGGGCGAGCGAGAGCAGTCCCGACCAGACCCTTTCGTAGGCGGCCACCTCGGTGGGCCTGTCGAGGTACAGCGACCCTGTCCACGACTCGCTGTAGACCACATCCGGCTCCGGGGTGCTCCTGTTGCCGGGCGGGAAGCCAAGCAAAACAAACTCACCTCCGACAGCACCATGATGCGGACCAGCGGCGAGAGGTAAGATCTGAATCGATACGTTCGGGAGGTTGGACATCGTCAGCAGATGGGCCAGTTGCCCCGCCATGGTCCCGGCAACGCCTACCGGCCGAAGGAGCACGGACTCGCAGAGCACCACCTGCACCTGCGGCGCCTTTGGCAGGCGGCGGGTCAGCAGGGACTGTCGCTGCAGGCGAAGCTCGACAGCGCGTTCCCGGTCGTCCTCGCTCATGTCGGGCTGGTCGATGCGGTAGATGCCTCAGGCGTAGTCGCGGCTCTGCAGAATGCCCGGCACGAGGCTGTTCTTGTAGAAGCGGAGTCTCGACGCTGCGGATTCGAGGCCGACGTACAGCTCGAACCATTCGGGGACGGCATCGCCGTACGCGTGCCACCAGCCTTTCGCTCTGGTCTCGCCAGCCAGGGAGGTCAGCGCTCGGGCCAGCTCGCCCGTCGCCCCGTACAGCTCGCACATGGCGCGGACGTCGACGCCGCGCATCGACCCGAGCCCGCTCTCGATCCGCCACACCTTCTGCCGGCTGCACTCCAGCGCCTCGGCGGCGGCGTCGAGGGTTATCCCCGCCTCGGTGCGCAGGTCACGCAGCGCTCTGCCGAGCTGTCGTCGGGGCACCGTCGAGCCCATGTCGTCGGCCACGCGGGCTCTCCTTCCTGTTGAATTTTGCAACATCCCGACGGCGGTTTTGCAACAGGGGAATGTTGCCCACAAATAACGGAACAGCGTGAGTCGACATTCATTGCGATAGTGCCTCTGACCTTACAAGATAGGTCCGACAAAGGCGACGACCGTGCAATTCCCGTCGCCTGTCAATTGTCGACCGAATCCGTCACCGAAGAAAAGGTGGTGCTGCCGTGCGCGCGTTTCCCCGAGCCGAGCCTTCCCGGCCGGAGTCCTGGCGAGGAGCCCGCCGGTGAGCGCCCGTTGGGTGGCGCACCTGCCGTTCACCGCCGTCGATCTGCCGGCCGCTCGGCAGTTCGCCGGCACCCTGGCCCGATCCCTGACTTTCTTGCCCGAGGTGGACGCGGGCGAGACCACCGTGTCCGCCGAGGACGCCCAGGGCGTACGCCATCGGGTCTTCTGCGACCTGCCCCTCGACGGCGGTTGGCGGTGCGTGCGCCGCGTCGAGCACGACGGTGAGTGCACTGTCCGGCGGTGTCGGTGACCCCCCACACCCGCTGTCGTCACCTGTCCCGACTGCGACGGGATGACCTTCACGCTGGACCCGTGCCGGTGCACCGCCTACGGCGACCGGTTCCTCGCCGACGCCGACCTCCCCGGCCCGAGCCGGGAAGCGTACCGGGGCTGCGAGCAGTGTCGGGGCGCGGGCAGCGTCGCGTACCCCTGCTATCGCTGTGGACGGCGCGGCCGGCGGCGGGCGCAGCTCGTGGCCAGCGTCGCCAACCTGGACACCGGCGCGGTCGCGTCCCACCAGGTCGTGCCCGGCGGCCTCGACCCCCACCGCGACCCGGCGGGCCACTGGGTGGTCGACCTTGCCTCCCGGGTACGCGAACTCGCCGCCTGCGTCGGCGCGGTCGTAGCCGACACCGACGCGCCGTCACTGTGGCTGTCACAGCAGTGGCGACCCGACCTGCCCGCCGCGCAGCGGTACGAGTTGGAGGCCCATGCCATCCTGCGGGCCGATCACGCCCCCTGGCGGCTGCTGCTGGGCCGATCCACGGCCACGCCGATTGTCGACCCGGCCGCCCGGCTCTGCGCGCTGGCCGACCTGCTGCTGCTTGACCTGGTCGTCGAGGCACGCCGGCAGGGCGCGGGGTTCGGCTGGGCCATCCGGTACGAGGTGCCCGGCTCCCCGGTGCCCTCTGGGCCGCCCGGCGGGTGTCCGGACCTGCCGGAGGCGCTGATCCACACCGACGTCGACAGCGCGCTCGCCGGCCTCGCCGAGCGCGGCCTCGCCGCCCCTGCCCGGCTGCTGCGCCCCGACTCGCCGCGCCCACCCGTCGCCCCGGCCGAGGACGTCGACCAGCTCGAACGGCGTGTCCTCGCCGACTGCGTCGACGCTGTCGACGGCGACGAGCTGCCCGGAGCGCAGGCGGTCTGGCGGGACGGCCGCTGGTGGCACACCACCCTGCGTGTCGGCGAGCCGGTGGAGATCCTCGCCGAGCAGCCCACCGGCCAGGTGGTCCGCCGCGTGCAGGTGCCACTGGGTCGCGGCTACGAACCGCCCGACGCGTCCTGGCTGGGTGAACACGTCGAGTGGCGGCCCTGCCCGGACTGCCGGCCGCACTGCCGGTTGCGCGCCTGCGACTGCCGGCTCGGCGGTCGCCCTGCCGACTCCGATTGTCCGCAAAGCTCCGGCGCTGGGCTGTGCCCGTCCGCGCTGCACTGCTTCACCTGCGGTGACAACCACCGCCTGCATCGGACCGTGCTGGTCACCGTCACCGATCTGCGGCACCGGGTGGTGCACCTGGCCTGGCAGGCCGGCACGCCCGAGGTCGCCCCGCTGGTCGCCACCCAACCCAACGGCGGGCCCGTCGTGCAACTGCCCGACCGCTACCGGCTCGGCTCCTGGGCGGCCATCCTCGGCGCGCAGCCCGAGGACCTCGCCGACGCGGACGGCAGGCACGAAATCGGCAAGGACCTGCGCGACGGGTACCTCACGCTGCCCTGGGCCGGGGCTGACCCGGTCGGGGAGTACGTGCGCAGTGCCGAGCGGGGCACGGCAGCCGGCCGCCTGATCGTGGTGGCGGCCCCCCGCCGCGCCGCCGCTGCCCGAGCTGCTGCGGCTCGCCCTCGGCCTCGACCTGGCCCTCGTGGTGGCCGTGTGCGACCGGCGGCATCACGCCGGTGACCCGTTGCTGGCCGACGGACTGCGCTGGTCTGTCGAGGTGAAACCGCGTGACGCACCCGTCCTCCCCGACGACCTGCCCTACCGGCCGAGCCTGGCCGCCGCCCGCGCCTGGTGTCGGGAGTGCCTGACCGACGCCATCGCCGGGGCCGCTCCAACCGACCCGGCAGC encodes:
- a CDS encoding DUF397 domain-containing protein, whose amino-acid sequence is MTDLTGARWRKSTRSGGNGGECVEVADNLPGIIAVRDSKDPHGPALAFTPTAWITFVRTARTFR
- a CDS encoding DUF4352 domain-containing protein is translated as MTAPYEPVPNQPPAGQQPTPPSAQFSQVPAGQFAPSHGGQLPPPTPGQFPPPPVTKKRAPWLLPTLIGVGAFVVLCCGGTMVIGLASDDKKTEATSVSSGAPAAGSSSAASASAAAPVASAVAEAPAKTTAAPAPAKPKTSGIGDKVRGGDFEFTVKSVKCGISKVGTEILNTKAQGAFCKVSVTVKNVTKGAQNFHADGSLTAQDASGREYEVDGEAGIYGNSDGQGFLDEINPGNSVTANVYFDVPKNTKLKTITLDAGLFTLAEDAVVAL
- a CDS encoding HNH endonuclease, yielding MENASGVAQLILQLRGGANIRGPQNYAHSVEHGIRLGDVAAELGPDLAALTALYPDGVARFWGSTPTNQMNNYKARALRDRRVGDDVLFYADTAFFARARILHLLHNPAAAKRIWGTDDDGRTWEHMMALGDVERLERPVPAAPILRRLGLSVPLRSLTLATAADYATIQPLLAAAGVTPREPTFTAPRKMTRKRLFKALKRVVDACHGQDVDPSARRLPLTVLWNIGQIASADGHPAEPQHLRSDLESILQRYDATDSRPGDAELSGKLRDSGLWEIASSSELWEVDRSGLHGRQRSDRRAMDADVPLIGFASAVTALLGDPETQGRAVAVLSPALPVDIDKAAFLADVGLAGYDSASGVLDAEEVAGSEAGDQGPARRKTVQIERIVRSSAVAEEVKRLHGHRCQICDTRLATRFGFYSEAAHIKGLGRPHVGSDQIDNVLCLCPNHHVQFDAFAIFIDSDLVVRWAVSGEKIGKLRLHPKHPIGVDNLQHHRRFCGKAD
- the pglX gene encoding BREX-2 system adenine-specific DNA-methyltransferase PglX codes for the protein MIALKALQGQVTALTDDLRDQVARDSELESSLRKEHAQATEARRTAGTFETWLEDVLDQATVAWVLGCVFVRFCEDNALVEPLWIGGPEPVAPVERAVQHRQQYLIDNPRHNDREWLREAFGYLATLKATGKIFDEHNPVWRFGISGEAAEKLSEFFRRGPGLVSLRVADLDTRFLGDLYQDLSTHAKKTYALLQTPDFVEEFILDRTFEPAVKEFGLSETSVIDPTCGSGHFLLGAFGRLVAKWWQREPATDIRVLTERALGQVTGVDINPFAVAIARFRLLIAAMKVCGLTSLERTPAWPVRVATGDSLLDWGRKSRHQGDLLAVLGGRDAFAYATEDADVLGDYLRKGQYTVVVGNPPYITVKDKALNDRYREEYSSVCHRQYALTVPFAKRFFDLAKRSDEHGDGAGHVGQITGNAFMKREFGKKLIEDYFAHTVELTEVIDTSGAYIPGHGTPTVILVGRAKDRRHSRKVLAVLGVRGEPSQPADPAAGLVWSAIKAGVTRSEGNSEWVTAVDLDRGRLETHPWSLSGGGASNLVASLEAEARRMSQVVDLPVGRAIRAGADEAFMRPLGRKMRVAADARALRPLIIGEAVRDWASSPEDAIWYPYDSSLGQAGLSVELWPWRTMLAARRTFQGSMADAGLRWWEYHQHTASAYRTPLSIPFAFVSTHNHFVLDRGGKVFNRSAPVIKLPEGAAEDDHMRLLGVLNSSTACFWLKQVSQNKGNGGIGGGIGDEAWEPRYEFTGTKLQEFPLPGAYPLERARLLDLLAQRLASLTPAAVAKSGVPTRERLRTAQVDYDTTRARMIAVQEEVDWEVYRLYGLLDDDLTCAEPPGLALGERAFEIVLARKMAAGEVETQWFARHGSMPITEVPAHWPDDYRALVQRRIEVIESDRNIALVERPECKRRWATNGWDAMQTKALRDWLLDRLESPELWGDRPMPQSVAQLADRVRHDEDFRSVLELWVGRDDHDQTKTLAKLVADEHVPYLPAHRYKPSGLRKRAQWERTWAQQRLEDAGEDVDIKVPPKYTSADFTQPSYWRARGKLDVPKERFISYPKAGRDGDGTELLGWAGWDHLAQAQALATVYLDRKLQAAWPADRLLPLLAGIAELEPWLHQWYADERPGFPGSPAQFFTELVDAELSQLGADRSSLVPA